One Triticum dicoccoides isolate Atlit2015 ecotype Zavitan chromosome 4B, WEW_v2.0, whole genome shotgun sequence genomic window carries:
- the LOC119291870 gene encoding uncharacterized protein LOC119291870, with amino-acid sequence MDFSTIREKLLSDKYTILEQFENDVFLLTSNAMAYNSEDTVYYRQARSIEALARKDFENLRQASDSEEEQPKTAPRRGRPPKNAKKTVEKVEDDGSPDLSNVKGNRSVDNTETRKRWTSERTRNNITMRDSSILHHSTFGSFSGKKTEKTGVYSGSSKYGKKTTILDDDRRSTYDQQYSNYSPLFSALDCERKQLLPIGLQQQHAYARSLARFAAKLGPIGWDIAAKGIRRVLPLGTKFGPGWVVDGEPPQNSQCPRVPEVTDPTAKSSIPSCVIPPKSDDLRRSSELSSDGDAAAGEEYLTKNQPVASTSAGFERSSTPASKIPTYENGATMTGDGVGNTRPSPPLQQQSNSQEVPSNINGMTAAPNTMGQYAGQGLFEQMTHAQVLGMFSGVNGRANGFRHGHQLTEESVKTAQNGVIGKAATTTSYLQEADHGPKGSYPQDENRSASPSLNAAGSPPRGKAAANPKQPDLVLQL; translated from the exons ATGGACTTCTCAACGATCCGCGAGAAGCTTTTGAGCGACAAGTATACCATCTTGGAGCAGTTCGAG AATGATGTATTTCTACTTACATCCAATGCCATGGCCTACAATTCAGAAGACACAGTATACTATCGCCAG GCACGGTCTATTGAAGCTCTTGCCAGAAAGGATTTTGAGAACTTGAGGCAAGCTAGTGATAGTGAAGAAGAACAGCCGAAGACAGCACCTAGAAGAGGCAGGCCACCAAAAAATGCAAAGAAAACAGTTGAGAAGGTTGAGGACGATGGTTCACCAGATTTATCCAATGTAAAAGGAAACAGATCTGTAGACAACACTGAGACAAGAAAAAGATGGACTAGTGAGAGAACTCGAAATAATATTACCATGAGAGATTCATCCATTCTTCACCACAGCACGTTCGGTTCTTTTAGTGGTAAAAAAACAGAGAAAACTGGTGTTTACTCAG GGTCTTCGAAGTATGGAAAGAAGACTACTATTTTAGACGATGATCGGCGGAGTACGTATGATCAGCAATACTCAAATTATAGTCCTCTTTTTTCTGCCCTTGATTGTGAGCGGAAACAACTACTTCCA ATTGGGCTTCAGCAGCAACATGCATATGCCAGGAGCTTGGCACGGTTTGCGGCAAAACTTGGACCAATTGGATGGGATATAGCAGCAAAAGGAATCAGACGTGTATTACCACTCGGGACAAAGTTTGGCCCAGGATGGGTTGTAGATGGCGAGCCACCTCAAAACTCGCAGTGTCCGCGAGTTCCTGAAGTTACCGACCCGACCGCAAAGTCCAGTATTCCATCATGCGTTATACCACCCAAAAGCGATGATCTACGTCGGAGTTCTGAGCTATCTTCAGATGGGGATGCTGCCGCAGGTGAAGAGTATCTGACTAAAAACCAGCCAGTGGCGTCTACATCAGCAGGCTTTGAAAGGAGCTCTACACCTGCCAGTAAAATACCCACGTATGAAAATGGAGCTACCATGACAGGTGATGGTGTGGGTAATACTCGACCATCGCCTCCGTTACAGCAGCAGAGTAACAGTCAAGAAGTCCCCTCTAATATCAACGGAATGACTGCTGCGCCGAACACCATGGGTCAGTATGCTGGACAAGGTTTATTTGAGCAAATGACGCATGCCCAAGTGTTGGGGATGTTTTCTGGAGTCAATGGCAGAGCCAACGGGTTTCGCCATGGGCACCAACTGACGGAGGAGAGTGTTAAAACAGCGCAGAATGGAGTGATTGGAAAGGCAGCTACCACCACCAGCTACTTGCAAGAAGCAGATCATGGTCCAAAGGGTTCATATCCACAAGACGAGAACAGGTCCGCTTCTCCAAGCTTGAATGCTGCCGGTTCCCCGCCTAGGGGGAAAGCGGCAGCGAATCCGAAGCAACCAGACTTGGTATTACAGCTGTGA